The Brassica oleracea var. oleracea cultivar TO1000 chromosome C7, BOL, whole genome shotgun sequence sequence CTCAATTTAATTGATCCCACATAATCATTCTAGATACATTTATATAAATGTCTTCGTTGGACAAAGAGAGAATGTAAAACTGTATGGCAAGAAAAAAAAATGCTGAAGATATTGCATTATTGAAGCGAGTGGATCATGGATTGCGTGATGACGCTTTCGATGGATTCGATTGGCAATGACCAAGACGTGAGTATATAAGGGGTGCGTGAGTGTATTATAGAGCTACCGAACCACATGGAAAAACAAGAACTAATTGGCCGGAACACATGTGCAAGCATGTGGATGTGTACCCATACCAAAATAGGCATCATATAGTGTCCTTGTGGCTTCTCGCTTCTTTTCTTCACCTTAATTATCTTTCACAACAACTAAAGCTTTTAAGCTCATTCTTTAGACTTATAGAATCTTTAAACTGAAATATAATATTCTCATTTTCATTCATTTTAATTCAAACTAATGTTCTAAAGTTTGGTAGTGGACAGTGCCGGCCTGGACAGAAGCGGAAGAAGCAACCGTTAAATTTTTAAGTTTATTTTCGACTATAATATTAACAGAAAGTTACACTTGGTCCAACGGAAATAGACTAGATTTTGTTAGTTACAGGTCACATGTTCAAATCTCAGCTAAAACATCTTTTTGTTTCTCAGATAATTAATATTAGCGGTCCAAAATTAATTTTGGCTTCCAGCCAAATGTAAGCCCGGGCCGCTACCGGTAGTGGAATAGCCGGAGCGAAATAAACTAGTTAGTACGTACTTCCGAAAAAAAAACATTAATGTCATCACACTCACAATTTTGAGTGACAAAAGTATTCTAAACTTTGAATATTATCACTTAGATATAAATAATTTTAAGTGATCGAATAAGTCACCGAGAAACAATTCATGAATATATAGATTTTTATAGAAAATAATTATCTATAAGTTAAGATTAGAGAAGATTAATTGACGAGGATGCAATAATCGTATGTTAATCTATCAGTGATCTATGTGGGTGTAGGGAGGGGATAAAGAGTGAGAGACACATCATGTGTTTGTTTTCTTTGTTGTTAACAAAATTACTTGAAGACACTTTTGGCTTCCAAGTGCGCACTCGCAAAGCCTTCATGTTTATGGACGCGAATGTGCACTGCATGTCGTTTTGATTAAAAAGCGCTAGAAATTGAAAAAAAAACGGTTTCCGAAACCGGGAAACAACAAAAAATCCTCTACGACCCGGTGTAATAATTATATCGAACGGTTGATATTGCATCCTGACACGTGTTCTTATTTCGATCCACCGATCATCTCTGGGGTTTGACTCGATCTTGGTGCCGATGTTGGCACTTGGAAGATTTCTTTTACTCCCATCATGGTTGGTGTGCTCAACATTTTCATAGGTGATGAAAGCTTCAAAGTCCTGAATTCGTGGCGCAAACTCCTTGAAGTCATCCCAGGTTAGGTTTCTTGAACGTCACGCAAACTCCTCTGTTTTCATGGTTTAGTTGTTCAGTATCATTCAAAATGAATTTCTCATTTATGAAGGGTTAATGTATCCATCTGTCTGTGTTGTTTCATGGATGGGTCTTAACAAGGTGTTTGAAGCTGTGATGTATCCATCGTGGTTCTTCCCATGGATGCATTTGGAACCATTGTTAATACACCACACATCAGATGGATTGAATCTGGTTATATCTCCATTGAGTTTGTTCTTGTAAAAAAAAATTCTTACTTCTTGTGGAGAAGGAAAGCCAAACACTCAATGGTGTTCCCCTACCTTCTGCTAAACGTGTTGGTTCTTGAGGCAGGGCCTTTAGATGTTTCCAATTGCATGAGATATGGAAGTCACATGGCAGCTATTTTCCAAAATGGAGATCCTGCTGCACCAGAGAGACCGATCTGGAAACCTTGTCTCTGGATTTTATGACTTTGATGCTGATGTGGTGGGGAAAGAGACCGGTTTGTCCATACCGGTAGCAAATTTCCAGTTTAAGTACATAGAGCCAGTGATACAGTTCATGTTTTTTTTTAAATGGAGCATAATAAGAGCATCTATGGTATGCCATATGAGTATTCAGTGTATATAAGTGAGTGTTTCCGTGGCATGATGCTACTTTTTTGCTTTTTTGGTGAGTGTTCTATGCAACATTCCTCTTTTTTATTTTTCTTGACAGGTTATTGTGATGGATCAAGAAGTAATGGTTCAGGGATCAATGCTTATACTACTAGAGAGTCTATTGGGTTCTCTATTTACTTGAAAGATGCTTATGTTATCCCTCATTAGTCCAAGTGAATAGACTTCAGGTTCGAATCATATAAGATGCTGATGATTCCTCATATATCTTTCCAACCATACAGCCGAGAGAGACCCATAGTGGCACAATTTTTTTTTTAATTCAAATTCGTTAATGTCTTCACTTGTTTGTGGCTTATATTGTTGTGTGACCTAATTCAATGCAAAAGTGCCAGAGGAAATCAAGAATGATATTGTGGTCTTGCTCATGGACGGCTTCAACAATCCTGTGTGTTTGCAGCCATCCCGGTTAAAGCTGGAGATCAACTCAGCTAACACATCAAGTTTCACCACATGGAACTTTGTCGATAACAATGATGGGGGACATATACAGGTAGCTATCTTGCCATGGACGTTGGCACTTACCGAATGTGTGTATCCTTTGACAGTAAACATATTCAACCTTGCCCCTTTGATGTAAATGTGTATTGCAGTAAGTCCATTACTTCTTTTCTTCCACCATTATCTTTAGCTTCTGATTCTCCCATAACTTAGGTGAGTGCTTTCAAGAGCCTATTATAATGCAAAGATGAGTCAATCTCTTTGTACTCACTTGATAAGGACTACTTTACCATTAATCAAAGGAAAGCTGAACCGGTTTGAGTCCCATACTATGAAAATTGGTTTGAGGTCCAACTAGACCCATCGTTACATATAAGATAAGACATCTCTAGTAATAATTAATCAAACTAAGTCCTACTCATAATGATCGCGTGTTATACATAAATAAGAAATGCTATTAACTTTAAACTGTAGCAATGGTTTGCTCTGAAACACCAAAGCTTTGTATGTCTTCAGAGTTAGAGATCGCGAGCAGCTTCGAAGTTGATCAAAAGGCTCCCCGCAGTCTCATGAAGCTCCCGAGTACTATCCAAAACACCATAATCGAATGCTGAGCTTTCATAAGTCGTCTCCAAATCTAGCAGTCCATCAATATCCATGAGATGATCCATCGCTTGATCAGACCTATCCAAACTTACACTTGAACCGTTTATGTTGCTGTTGTTCTCTTCAGCACAAAAACTATCACAAATAGCCAGGATCTGATCTTGCTCTTCAGTGACCTTGTCAAAACCAACAGCTAAATCATCATCAAGGATGCAACAAACTGCTTGGAGATCTAGGGTTTTATCCGGTTCTTGAGTTTCCTTGTGTAAAACGACATCGGTCTTCGTCACCTCGTTGTTCTTTAGGTCTTCCTCTCTTTGTTTATAATTACTGACTAAGTCTCCAGAACGTAGTTTACTCAACATCCTCTCCATGGAGTTAATCGCATCCATCAACTCTTGACGATTCTTGGACTTGGAAAGACTCTCCTTCTCCCACCACAACTCCAGCCCTAGTTCCTTGCGAGCCAAGCATACACCAATATCCTCCTCCATCGGCTCTTCTCGAACAGGAGGAAGACGCCGTCCCGTGAGATAAGCTTTCACGACGGCATCCACGGAAGAGTGACCGAAGGAGAAGAAAGAGACGTTGGACTGCGAAGAAGGAGGAGTCGCCAAGATGGCTACCTGTGCGCCGGAGAGAAGGCATAGCTGCGAGGCTTTGCTGTAAAGTCCGGAACAACGTTTGGAGAAAGTAGTCGCGCGATACTCTCTCTTCGGGATCTTTTCCATCTTATCGATCTTTCTCTTAGTGCCTCCTCTTTTCACCATTCTTGTTTTCTTTCACATACGGTGAGAGAGCGAGCAAGTAATATATATATAGGAGATGCTTTTTCCTTTTTGGGAGTAGTTTGTTTTGCGTGTGATTATGGAGTAGTGCTTTACCAAAAAAGGAAATACTTGAAACCCAATCTTGACGTTGTAACCCTAATCAAACCGGTCTCGGTTTAACTTGACCAAAATATATAATTAGAACACGACTTGGGTTTTCCGAGTTATTCAACATTATGAAGCCGAATCACTTGCTCACCCACAGTGTTAACCAAACAAATTGAATTTCAGGTTCTTCGGTTTACATTATTACTACTAAATAAATTAAACCGAAACTTAATTGGCGCCAAAACTCCGGTGGATAAATTGATAGGAGTTGAATCCCAAATAATCTCACACCTAGACAAATGACTTTTTTTCTTCTCAATATGAATATTCAACAAAAAATTAGCACTTTCCATGATAAATGAAATGAAGCTACCATGTTATTAGCATCAAAAAAAAAAAAAAGAATAAATATTTACCAGATGTTATTAGCTTGTTTCCTATCAAATGAATTTCGATTCAAAATTGGATGCACACTGAATAAAAGTTCTGCAAAGTATCTCCTTCAGAATTTCGGATCATGCTCGTTGTTGGATTCGAATCACTTTTAATCGGATCCGGTTATTCCGGTATATAAGGTTACTCATAAAAAGAACTAGTAGAGTTTCGGTTCAGTTTTAGACTCGATTCCAAGTTGGTTCTGTTCCAAATGCTTCACCGGATTGTTTATTTTAAATTTAACAATCCAGACTATTGATAAATGCAGTAGACAACTACAAACGATGAGTACAAATCTAACAGCATCATATTAAATATCAAACTATAAATTACAACGTTCTTTTTAGCTGCCCCCACGGCCAAGGCACACACATCCTTTATGTAATGGACTTATCAATCCATAAGGGCCAGATGGACCCCCCCAAATTTTTTTTTTATTTTACCTTTTTCTTATAAATTAAAGAACCCACACATCACACCCAAATATGTAACTTAAAATTTTATTTCATTTTCGTCCATTCCGATAATAATTAAACTTGATAGTAACCCGCGCTTTGCACGGGATAAGATATCTATACTAATATTGGAATTATATATTATGATTATGTATAACATAAGGTATACTTTAAGCGATAGTTAAATAGAACTAAATATATGATTGTTATCAGGGGCGAATCGAGAGACTTTTTATAATAGATTCACTAATATTAAAATTTAATATATGGTGTTTGCAAGTTTGAGAAGAAGCTTTAGAAAATATTTTTTTTATATTTCGCCTATCATGTTGTAGTAATTATGGACTTAGGGGTTTAACACATAAAATCGAAAAAGGTGGATCAATAACATATTATAAGCAAAACAGTAACTGTGTGAAATAAAAAAGTATAGCTCTTTTAAATTCAGAAAACATAGTTGCGTAATAAAAGAAATTGAAGTTTATTTGACCCTCTAAATTGTAAAGGTTGTTCCAGATGCGACCATCACGTGAGACTTGCTGGTGGTTCGTTCCTGGAAGTTTCTTCTCATCTTCAAGGTCGTCTAATGCAGAGTTCTCATGGCGGCGAAGGTGGTGACACTCACATGCTTATATTGCTTGCTTGAGAAGACTAATACTCTAAGCCGAAACGATTTACAGTGATTCAGTCTCCTTAAAACAGAGATCACCTCATCGAGCAGTAACAAAACCGAGTACAACACATTTATCTAGAAATAGATTTCCAACGTCCTCTTTCAGCAATAAGAGGCGGTTCTCAAGAATGTGAGTACTCTGCTAAATGCATGAAAGCAGATATGGAGAAAAGGGTTCTTTCATTAACACTTGGCATCGTACTAAAATTTCATCGCTTTGTCGTCTCTACAGATTTGTCGACTTAATGACGATAGATCAGATGGCTAATCGTTTTTAACAGAAACGTATAGAGGAATAAGAAATCTTTATTGATGCTATGATTATATTGAGTGGATTGATAAATCAACTAATCTAACTTGAAGCTGAAGGTTTATCACGTAAAAGTGTTTGTCGAGGAAAATATAGATGATATGAAGTTTTTTTAAAGGAATGTTAGTGTGAACGCATTAAATTCACAGTTTTGTTGAGAGGCGTTCTCTGCGTGACACATAAGCGTTTTACTAATCAAAAGCTTCTCGTGAAGCCACGTCACCACGTCACATTTCTTGCCAATAAATTTTTAAGGTAAGTTTTAAAAATGCTTCTCTTTTAATATATAGGGGATCACGTGACCAAGTAAAGAGGACCCGACCTAGAAGAAGATGCGTTGCTCCTGTGTTGCCGCTCCATGTTAAGCTCCCGTAGACTCATATACGGAACAGCAGCTGGCGTCGACGTCAGCGAAGAAGGTCTTATCGTTCGGTACGGTGTGCTCGAACCGCTCCAGCTCTCCGTCACGTAAACCGGACCAGATATCGAACCGGGTCCGACTGATGAGGCGCGAAAGTTCCTAGCCCTCGCCATGTGAACGTCGAGTTCCATCTCCACGTCTCCTTCCCCTGCGTAATGACTGTCTCGCCTTCGCCATTTCCGCCAGCTGAAGAAGAGCAAAGCGTTTTTCAAGAACCAACGCTTCTTCTTCTTGTGGAGAGCGGTTCGGATCAGGTCGTCTTTGGATATAGGCTTCTGGAGCTTGAATTGATGCATACTGTCAATGGAGGAAGTTTCTTTCTTGTGCTTTCTTGCTTCTTCCAAAACCTTATAACAAAGAAAACTTGAAACTAGAGAAACATGGAGGAGGAAGAAGAGAAGAAGAACCTGAAAGTAGTCGATTTGGGGATCGAAGCCATAGTCGCTGAAGTGTTGAGAGAGGGGCATGGGAGAAACAGGGGAAGTGTTGTTTGACATCTGTTCTTACTTACCACTACTACTTGGAGAGGAGCGTGAGTGGGTTTTAATGGGTTTACTTTAAAGAGGTTTGAGAGACAAAAGGTGGAGACAGAGCTGTTTGCTTTGATTCAATGCTCTTGCAACTATCTTGTCCCTTTCCACCTTCTTTTTCGGTTACTACATCCCACAAATACTTTCCAACTATATGTTTTTAGAAAGGGACCTTCTTACATAAACTAAACTAGTAACTTGTAGTCTCTACCACCAGATGATGTAGCTAGTAGACTAGTAGTTAAAGACATCATTGGTAAGTCTCTCACCAAAATCTATCACTAATTATATTTAATATTTAACTAAAAATTCTTAAAAAAATTGGAAATTTTACATGAGTTTCTAATTTTTTTTTTTTTAAACTCATCAACTATATATTAATTAGTGAGAAACTATGGCGAAAGATTCACTAATGCGGATGGGCTAAGTGGAGTGGAATGTTTAGTTTTGTTGTGCTACTAGTTCTGAGTTTTGGTACAAAAATGCTTTTATATGCCATGTTTGTATTATTTATCAAAGGTCAGTTTAAGGCCTAGATAGAGACAAGGAAGATTAAAACTCTTATTGTTTTTTGTTGTAATAAAAAGGTTGAATTCTGTAGTGATCACGCTGTTAATGATTTCTAATAATAGGGTCATGATCATCTGAATCTTTCTAAAGTTACACAAATGATTTCTTGTTATTATACAATATACAACAGTACATTTTTGTTGTTGTTGGTTTTGACTTTTGAGTATCTCAAGATGCATTGAACATTTATTAGTAGCAAGGAAATCTCATGGGCCCTTCCTAACACTCATTGTTCTCCTTCATTTACTGGTCACAAACAGCACGTGATCTTTTTCTATCAAACTTTTACTACACGACAAGTTATTTAATGCCGAGCTTAGAACTCAACGATACTTGTTATTCATATCAAGAAAACAACAGGAAAAGTCTGAAAACCAAACTAGTCATGGAAACAAAAGCCGACAATAGCTTATTTATTCAAAGATAACAGAAACACACAACAGGGAGTGCAGCAAGTATTAGAATCCAACCATAGCTTGCTCAATGCTCATCAGTTGCCAGTGGGATTGAATTGGCCTGCAAAACCAGAAAAAAATGATCATGTGAACTAGGCGAAGAAATTTAAAGAAGAAGAGTGAATTACACTGACCAGATCACGATACTTGAGAGAGTAAAACATCTCTAGGTAACGTCGTGTTTCTCTCCTTTCAAGCTTAGACACATGTTTCCAGAATGAATAGACACCAGCCAGCGTAAGCAGCCTCTCTGAGTACTTCTTCCATGTGTACCTATACATGCACAAACCCCTTAATGAAGCAGTCATATTGGTGAAGCCATTATAGGGTTCTTTTGTTGAGCCTGTCAAGAAAAAAAAAGAGGTCAACCTTTCATAGATTCGCTTAAGCCCTCCATCAGAGATTTTCTCCCAGTGACTTGGATCAGCGTTGCAGGTCTCAAAGAAGCTGACCAAAGTAGTTGCAAGCTGTTCTGGATGATAAGGGTCGATGTGGAAGCCAGAAACTCCATTCTCGATGATCTCCGCAGGTCCACCATGACATGTAGCAAACGTTGGGAGCCCACAAGTCATTGATTCCACAACTGTGAGCCCAAACGCTTCATAGAAAGCAGGCTGTGGTGCGAAAAGAGAGAAAGATGAGTCTCTAAACCTTTCAAAGATTCTAAATGTTGATTTATTTGTTACCTGAACAAAAACACCTTTAGTGTCTGCGATATAACGGTAAAGCTCACCGTTCCGAGCACGGTTCATTTGAGCAGCTATCCACCTGAACTCACCGTGTAAACCATACTGCTCGATTAGGCTGTGCATCTTTTGTATCTCAGCCATTTCCTCTCTGTCCCTGG is a genomic window containing:
- the LOC106304153 gene encoding uncharacterized protein LOC106304153 isoform X2 encodes the protein MSNNTSPVSPMPLSQHFSDYGFDPQIDYFQVLEEARKHKKETSSIDSMHQFKLQKPISKDDLIRTALHKKKKRWFLKNALLFFSWRKWRRRDSHYAGEGDVEMELDVHMARARNFRASSVGPGSISGPVYVTESWSGSSTPYRTIRPSSLTSTPAAVPYMSLRELNMERQHRSNASSSRSGPLYLVT
- the LOC106304153 gene encoding uncharacterized protein LOC106304153 isoform X3, coding for MASIPKSTTFSMHQFKLQKPISKDDLIRTALHKKKKRWFLKNALLFFSWRKWRRRDSHYAGEGDVEMELDVHMARARNFRASSVGPGSISGPVYVTESWSGSSTPYRTIRPSSLTSTPAAVPYMSLRELNMERQHRSNASSSRSGPLYLVT
- the LOC106305132 gene encoding agamous-like MADS-box protein AGL97, which produces MVKRGGTKRKIDKMEKIPKREYRATTFSKRCSGLYSKASQLCLLSGAQVAILATPPSSQSNVSFFSFGHSSVDAVVKAYLTGRRLPPVREEPMEEDIGVCLARKELGLELWWEKESLSKSKNRQELMDAINSMERMLSKLRSGDLVSNYKQREEDLKNNEVTKTDVVLHKETQEPDKTLDLQAVCCILDDDLAVGFDKVTEEQDQILAICDSFCAEENNSNINGSSVSLDRSDQAMDHLMDIDGLLDLETTYESSAFDYGVLDSTRELHETAGSLLINFEAARDL
- the LOC106304153 gene encoding uncharacterized protein LOC106304153 isoform X1 produces the protein MSNNTSPVSPMPLSQHFSDYGFDPQIDYFQVLLLFFLLHVSLVSSFLCYKVLEEARKHKKETSSIDSMHQFKLQKPISKDDLIRTALHKKKKRWFLKNALLFFSWRKWRRRDSHYAGEGDVEMELDVHMARARNFRASSVGPGSISGPVYVTESWSGSSTPYRTIRPSSLTSTPAAVPYMSLRELNMERQHRSNASSSRSGPLYLVT